From the genome of Seriola aureovittata isolate HTS-2021-v1 ecotype China chromosome 6, ASM2101889v1, whole genome shotgun sequence, one region includes:
- the jade3 gene encoding protein Jade-3 — MKRLRSLSSSDSSDNESPSTSFCSSNKYGSKPGTPASNPKKPAEVFRKDLISAMKLPDSHHVSPEDYYLLADTWKQEWEKGVQVPASPETIPEPSVRIIAEKSKEVLYSHQRKYIQCSCQESTEPGYVNIKELAEAMCRYDLDDMDLYWLHALNRELDRMGEEPIDELTMERAMEALERQCHDNMNHAIETVEGLGIEYDEDVICDVCRSPDSEEGNDMVFCDKCNICVHQACYGIVKVPVGNWLCRTCVLGLDPQCLLCPQKGGAMKATREGTKWAHVSCALWIPEVSIACPERMEPITKISHIPPSRWSLICSLCKLKTGACIQCSVKNCTTPFHVTCAFEHSLEMKTILDEGDEVKFKSYCLKHSKSKAGEASLSPARSKPPGEAGKVGQRAQRLQELEEEFYTLIQLEELARALGLSERLADFIYQYWKLKRKSNFNKALLPPKEDEENLVLQPQEDSIHTRMRMFMHLRQDLERVRNLCYMVSRREKLKLLQSKAQEQMFNLHVQLMNQELSAGLPVSFPVENMLFRPPPRITLKLKMPKVSNLGNGNPKSGNGPLCPDNSGNVAEHAGEGLGQGKPQLHGRGRREERSNGRLASSSHSNSPALPVKPTGKPLALHAALHGHSSNSNGKLDQDRACVAKSKSLLEKFVAQKDSSCQTPSDQDASNEALDKSSFRKSAMEHFGRSFKEATINLVRTTEDLRASDKLSRKGSAKERLWAKPVSEHKVKSARSYQDSDGYCPDLELSDSEPEAKGRHRRQVGLPQPDAPRKGVSRGKQSLGSRDPMQSLPKCQAVFLKTPPSGTRPQTPC, encoded by the exons ATGAAACGTCTCAGGTCCTTAAGCAGCAGCGACAGTTCTGACAATGAGA GTCCCTCAACCTCCTTCTGCTCGTCCAACAAGTATGGCAGTAAACCTGGAACCCCCGCCTCCAACCCGAAGAAACCAGCTGAA GTGTTCAGAAAAGACCTGATCAGTGCCATGAAGCTGCCAGACTCCCACCATGTCTCCCCAGAGGACTACTACCTGCTGGCAGACACCTGGAAGCAGGAGTGGGAGAAGGGAGTCCAGGTGCCAGCAAGTCCAGAAACCATCCCAGAGCCGTCAGTCAG AATTATTGCGGAGAAGTCCAAGGAAGTGTTGTACAGCCACCAGAGGAAGTACATTCAGTGCTCTTGCCAGGAGTCGACCGAACCAGGTTATGTAAACATCAAAGAGCTGGCAGAGGCCATGTGTCGCTACGATCTGGACGACATGGACCTCTACTGGCTGCACGCGCTCAACCGAGAGCTGGACCGCATGG GGGAGGAGCCCATAGACGAGCTAACAATGGAGCGCGCCATGGAAGCCCTGGAGAGGCAGTGCCATGACAACATGAACCACGCCATCGAGACGGTGGAGGGTCTGGGGATCGAGTACGACGAGGACGTTATCTGTGACGTGTGCCGCTCCCCCGACAGCGAGGAAGGGAATGACATGGTGTTCTGTGACAAGTGCAACATCTGCGTCCACCAG GCCTGCTACGGCATAGTCAAAGTGCCTGTAGGAAACTGGCTGTGCAGGACGTGTGTGCTCGGCCTCGACCCGCAGTGCCTCCTGTGTCCCCAGAAGGGCGGCGCCATGAAGGCTACACGTGAAGGCACCAAATGGGCACATGTCAGCTGTGCCCTGTGGATACCGGAG GTGAGCATTGCCTGTCCTGAGAGGATGGAGCCCATCACCAAAATCTCCCACATCCCACCCAGCCGCTGGTCTCTCATCTGCAGTCTGTGTAAACTGAAGACAGGTGCATGTATCCAG TGCTCTGTAAAGAACTGCACCACTCCTTTCCATGTGACATGTGCCTTTGAGCACAGCCTGGAGATGAAGACCATCTTGGACGAAGGGGATGAAGTCAAGTTCAAGTCTTACTGCCTCAAGCACAGCAAATCTAAAGCCGGGGAGGCGAGCCTGAGCCCGGCTCGCTCCAAACCCCCCGGTGAGGCGGGGAAGGTGGGCCAGCGGGCACAGAgactgcaggagctggaggaggagttCTACACTCTAATCCAGCTGGAGGAGTTGGCCCGGGCCCTCGGGCTCTCAGAGCGCTTAGCGGACTTCATCTATCAGTACTGGAAGCTGAAGAGGAAAAGTAACTTTAACAAAGCTCTGCTGCCCCCTAAAGAGGACGAGGAGAACCTGGTGCTGCAGCCTCAGGAGGACAGCATCCACACACGCATGCGGATGTTCATGCACCTGCGTCAGGATTTGGAGAGG GTGAGGAATCTGTGTTACATGGTGAGTCGGCGGGAGAAGCTGAAGCTGTTGCAGAGTAAAGCCCAGGAGCAGATGTTCAACTTGCATGTGCAGCTCATGAACCAGGAACTGTCTGCCG GCCTTCCTGTTTCCTTCCCAGTGGAGAATATGCTGTTTCGTCCTCCTCCACGGATAACTCTGAAGCTGAAAATGCCCAAAGTCTCAAATCTTGGAAATGGAAATCCCAAATCTGGTAATGGGCCGCTCTGTCCGGACAATAGTGGGAATGTTGCTGAACATGCGGGTGAAGGGCTGGGTCAGGGGAAGCCTCAGCTGCACGGTCGTGGTCGGAGAGAGGAGCGCTCCAACGGCCGTCTGGCTTCCTCAAGCCACTCGAACAGCCCGGCGCTGCCTGTTAAACCCACCGGCAAACCTTTAGCCCTGCACGCCGCGCTCCACGGCCACTCGTCCAACAGTAACGGCAAACTGGACCAAGACCGAGCGTGCGTGGCCAAATCTAAAAGTCTCTTAGAGAAGTTTGTGGCTCAGAAGGACAGTTCTTGCCAGACACCCAGTGACCAGGACGCTTCTAATGAAGCTTTGGACAAGAGCAGCTTTCGTAAGTCTGCCATGGAGCACTTTGGCAGGTCATTCAAAGAGGCGACCATTAACTTGGTACGGACCACGGAGGACCTGCGGGCCTCCGACAAACTGTCCCGCAAGGGCTCGGCCAAGGAGAGACTATGGGCCAAGCCGGTGTCTGAGCACAAAGTGAAAAGCGCGCGATCGTACCAGGACAGTGACGGATACTGTCCCGACCTGGAGCTCAGTGACTCAGAGCCGGAGGCCAAAGGAAGGCACCGGCGGCAGGTCGGGCTGCCGCAGCCAGACGCTCCGAGGAAAGGGGTCAGTCGTGGGAAACAGTCGCTGGGCTCCAGAGACCCCATGCAAAG TCTTCCTAAGTGCCAGGCTGTCTTTCTGAAAACACCTCCGTCAGGGACCAGACCCCAGACCCCGTGCTAA
- the rp2 gene encoding protein XRP2 has protein sequence MGCFFSKKSKGKSSDKEDRTPTTTTVETTATSNAVPLGNNTDEAPKQYSWDKREKVDPKDYMLTGLKDVTVGRLSGKLNGQQFVIQECENCNIFVFDHSATITIDDCVNCRIVLGPVKGSVFFRDCKDIKCVVACQQFRTRDCKKMEVFLCCATQPIIESSTGMKFGCFQYFYPELGFHFKDAGLSIFNNNWSNIHDFTPVSGENNWSLLPEAAAVLDFVPAPDPESEFKSVRISADPARSIVPLTKGGRRKDSEESCLFVFFAGEYTTANARRLIDEVTAKGFVLIQTKEVSMRPEDVKRVFQNSAEDLVEWITKGPVIALELNGDGVVDACKNIASEMFSGTMVFVSDNKNTSSRDVDSFFNFADMQMGL, from the exons ATGGGGTGTTTCTTCTCGAAAAAATCCAAAGGGAAGTCATCCGACAAAGAGGATCGTACACCGACGACAACGACTGTTGAAACTACAGCGACAAGCAACGCCGTTCCCCTTGGCAACAACACTGACGAGGCTCCCAAGCAATACAGCTGGGATAAAAGAGAGAAG GTTGATCCCAAAGACTACATGCTAACCGGGCTCAAAGATGTCACGGTGGGCCGTCTTTCTGGCAAATTGAACGGGCAACAGTTTGTCATCCAAGAGTGTGAGAACTGCAACATCTTCGTGTTCGACCACTCAGCGACTATCACCATCGACGACTGTGTCAATTGCCGCATTGTTCTAGGACCTGTCAAGggcagtgtgtttttcagagacTGTAAAGACATCAAGTGTGTGGTGGCCTGTCAGCAGTTTCGCACACGGGACTGTAAAAAGATGGAGGTGTTCTTGTGCTGTGCCACTCAGCCTATCATCGAGTCATCTACGGGTATGAAGTTTGGCTGCTTTCAGTACTTCTATCCTGAGCTGGGGTTCCACTTCAAGGACGCTGGGCTCAGCAtattcaacaacaactggagcAACATCCACGACTTCACACCAGTGTCCGGAGAGAACAACTGGAGCTTGTTGCCAGAGGCTGCAGCGGTTCTGGACTTTGTACCAGCCCCAGACCCGGAGTCTGAGTTCAAGTCAGTGCGAATCTCCGCTGACCCTGCACGCAGCATTGTGCCTTTGACAAAGGGAGGGAGGCGTAAGGACAGTGAAGAGTCctgcctctttgttttctttgctgggGAGTACACCACTGCAAATGCCCGCAGACTGATTGATGAG GTGACTGCCAAAGGTTTCGTGCTAATCCAGACGAAGGAAGTCTCAATGCGACCTGAAGATGTGAAGAGGGTGTTTCAGAACAGTGCAGAGGATCTGGTGGAGTGGATCACCAAAg GCCCTGTGATCGCCCTGGAGCTGAATGGTGACGGAGTTGTGGACGCCTGTAAGAACATCGCCAGTGAAATGTTCAGTGGCACCATG GTTTTTGtctctgacaacaaaaacacgTCCTCTCGAGACGTGGACAGCTTCTTCAACTTTGCCGACATGCAGATGGGCTTGTGA